One genomic region from Bufo bufo chromosome 3, aBufBuf1.1, whole genome shotgun sequence encodes:
- the LOC120994232 gene encoding olfactory receptor 52N4-like has product MDFTLKNQTSSFSHTEFIMRGFPGVSESRGFLAIPFFSVYGLILGGNVMIMYRIWVEKSLQAPMYHLIFLLFATNISSTTAIVPGTLMALCGMDHVSLGGCLFQMFFVYTMVIFESNVLLLMALDRYMAICRPLRYHEIMTRRLLLLLSTLGLFESGLLAFSIIMVAFRVEYCSSNLILDFVCENMVLLKLGCGKIHNIQMLGLMIRIMVTSIDITLLLVSYSRILYTAMNIVTGRARHKTLHTCGTHLCVVIINYSCGLLLSIAYRMPISTDFQNLTSAIYYLFPATIHPLIYGYRVKEIRVCLIKS; this is encoded by the coding sequence ATGGATTTCACTCTGAAGAACCAGACCTCATCCTTTTCACATACAGAATTCATAATGCGAGGATTTCCCGGAGTTTCGGAATCCAGGGGTTTTCTTGCCATCCCGTTCTTCAGTGTCTATGGGTTGATCTTGGGTGGAAATGTGATGATCATGTACCGGATCTGGGTGGAGAAGAGCCTTCAGGCCCCCATGTATCACCTAATCTTTCTCCTTTTTGCTACAAACATCTCCTCTACCACCGCCATTGTCCCCGGCACTCTGATGGCGCTATGTGGGATGGACCACGTCTCTCTAGGAGGCTGCCTCTTCCAGATGTTCTTTGTCTACACCATGGTCATATTTGAGTCCAATGTGTTGCTATTGATGGCGCTGGACCGGTACATGGCGATCTGTAGGCCTCTACGTTACCATGAGATCATGACCAGGCGCCTGCTGCTCCTTCTTTCCACCTTGGGCTTATTTGAATCTGGCCTCCTGGCTTTTTCTATAATAATGGTGGCCTTCAGGGTGGAGTACTGCTCCTCCAATCTCATCCTGGACTTTGTGTGTGAAAATATGGTTCTTCTGAAACTGGGATGTGGGAAAATCCATAACATTCAAATGTTGGGTCTGATGATAAGGATTATGGTGACATCCATAGACATCACTTTGCTCCTGGTCTCTTACTCCAGGATCCTGTACACGGCCATGAATATAGTGACTGGTAGGGCTCGCCACAAGACGCTCCACACCTGTGGGACTCACTTGTGCGTTGTCATAATAAACTACTCATGTGGGTTACTGTTATCCATCGCATACAGGATGCCAATCTCCACTGACTTCCAGAACCTCACCAGCGCAATATACTACCTCTTCCCGGCAACTAT